One Ranitomeya variabilis isolate aRanVar5 chromosome 4, aRanVar5.hap1, whole genome shotgun sequence genomic window, cggtgagtgtgtgtatatatatatatatatatatatatatatatatatatatatatatatatatatatatatatatatatatatatacacacgcacatacatacacacatacatctacacacatatacatatatacatacatgcatatacacacatacatgcataaacacacatgcacacatatacacacatacatgcacacgcaTACATTCATACACACCTACatatacagacacatgcacatacatacacacatgcacatacatacacatgcacacatacatatacacatgcacacacatacacgcacatatacacatacattcacgcacacacacatatacatatacacacagacacacatatggtacatacatacacataaacacacacaattACACAGATACATAcgcgcacacacatatacataaatgcacatacacacacatatacacacatatatacacactacatacacgcacatacatacacacacacatatacacggacacatacatatacacacgtacatacacatgaacatatacacatacacacatatatacatacatacacacacatacatgcacacatacatatacacacacgcacatatatacatacacacgcacatacactcATACATACAGACacttacacatacatacacatgcgcAGACACATACATAATCATCAAAAAATTGACTCCAGCACTCAATATAAGTCAATATAGTTCAATCATGAATTTATTAAGAATTCCAATGACGTTTCAATGACGTTTTTCGTCCAAGAAGACAAATAAACACCGCATACGTGGAAGAAAAAAGGAGACTACAATATTTATCACTTCAATAATATTCATCACTTCACAGGTaattatttcaacgtttcggcttaTTAGCCTTTTTCAAGAAAACCTGTACATGTATCAGTGACGGGGGTCCAGCTGCACGTGGTCCGCactactcactcttggtccttggctgttttctagatatctctaatgataccttgtgccacaaattttcaattggattgaggtccggggactgagctggccagtcaatagtagccaccttgttcttttttttttccattccgttactgtcttagctctgtgacaaggagcattatcatcctggaagatataatcccctgaaaacaggtgttgagcagaaggcagcattttcttattaaggatgtctatgtatttttttgcattaaccataccctccacaatatgaagccttccaacaccattggctgccatacagccccatcctcccttttagttgactttctgggccgaccagatctgggcctgtcctgggtaattccaagctgcttatgtttctgcaaaattcttacgactgtactctgattacagccgaccttccttgcgatctgggggccagttcaccctcttcatgtagcaccacaactcgcacccgatcctccgctgacaaaaatctgaaggctcccatcataaaactctacagtatgattcactagatagaccaacagataaaacaaacaaacaaagcagcagatatgatgcaatgtaatgcaatgtgattggctgccatatccaggttatgattggtcacaagaacctcatctgtgattggctaattttggatctgaagctgtacaatatttagttgtgctttcagttcctatattgttgcaataatttcaggcaaaactgcttcaaaagctaaaaatattacagggagagaatgcaaaattgtattctgaacaaaaccatatataatatgtcatattagcatcgaagatattcgacagaaaacgtttaaaacttgaaaaatcaattaatcctatacctatgcaggacttttgaacaccactgtatatctatatctatatatatccgcACACACTATCCTGGATTTCCACGTAAATGAGATTTTAGCCGGCATTATATAACAACCTGTGACAAGTGGTAAAATCCGTCCTAGACTGGGGGGGTGACAAGTTTCTCCGGATTTCTCGGTCTCGTGTGACACATTAGACTTTGAGGGGCTCCTCGCTTCATATTCACTGGTTTTGATGCTTTGGAGAGTGTGGAGAGACGAGGGGCGACAGTGAAGGGTTTTGGCGCATATAGGGAGGAGGCCGGAGGCGAATCCCTGCCATTATTTTTGGTAAATCTCCCTCTTTTCCCGTCCCCAGATTGCAGGATTTCCCATCACTAAGAAGATGAATGATGGCTTGCGCTTCTGTGAAGATGGCGTCCATAACGGCCCTTCACTCCGCGGTGACGGTGGCTGCGGCCTGGAGCCCGAACTGATCCAGCGTCTCATCCAGAAGAGCCAAGAAGCCAAAGCCTTCGCCCATTGCCCCTACAGCAGGTTCCGGGTCGGCGCGGCGCTGCTCAGTCCGGACGGGAAGATCTTCCTGGGTAAATAGGAGACCCCAAACATCCCCCATCATAGGGGGTCGCAGTGCCCCCCCAGTCCTTAGCTCGGGCGTTGTGTAACATGAGCAGAACATAACCCCGGCTGAGACATTTCCGCTACATGCCCGTCCTCGGCCCCATGAGGCGGGTGTACTTACTGCTGCTGATTGCTCCATTCTTATGgattgacttgttttttttttttctgtaggttGCAATATAGAAAACGCCTGTTACACGCTGGGGATCTGCGCCGAGCGGACCGCCATCCAGACCGCCGTGTCCGAGGGGTCCAAGAAGTTCACCGCCATCGCTATAGCCAGGTAGGTAAAAAGTATGGCGTCCAGGAACACtgaaacagcgccactcctgtgCGCAGGTTGCTTCTGGTATTGCAGGTTGGCCACATTCATTTCAGTGGAGCTGCATTACCAAATGCCGCCATGATCATGGAGAGGCGCTGTTTCTAGAaggaagcagccatgtttttcagaTCCTAGACAAAGGTTGTCCCAGTGCCCGATGTGCCGGGAATATTCCATCATTCCGGCTCAGTCTGGCCGCCGTCCTCCTCGCTGTCAGTACAGACTGTTCATGAACCAGGAGGCCCAGGATGAGCTTAGTTACATGAAATCACCCAAATGTCAGCACAACAGTGACTTCTAACCACGTGACTCCCATAAATAGGATCCGGGCACCCCCAACAGATCCAAGGTCTCAATAAAGTTTACGCGTCACATCGTAAATTCTAACAATCTTATCGGATAGAAGATAAAATCTGAAGATTCTTCAAAGGTTTTATTTGACGGTTTCACGCAACCCTTCTGACGATTTCCTGTCGTATCCACGAGGGGGGGGCAGATACTTTCCAAACCTCAGCGGCTGAGAATGTTGGAGGCGCCGCTGATCTCGTGAActcgtcacccagctttccatggGCCCAGAATAGCCTCACGTCCAAGTCCCATTCTCTGTGTGTAAATCGTCTAATTCCTGAACCAGGCAGCTCGGGATAAACAGATCTATGTATCTGGGTGCGAAAAATGGATCCCTGAAGCTTAACAGGTGATGCGCTGATACACTGTAACGACCACAGCTGTGTCAGCGGGAGGCAGTCGCTGAGGTGTCAGACGTGTGTGACCGGCTCTTCCACCGCAATAACCCAGTCTGGAATGGCTGATAACGGAGAACAATAGATTGTATTCCTCTCAGCCTAAAAATGGCAGATAACAGAGAATAGTAGAGGAAACCTTCTTAGCTCGGTTAATAATGTACCAGGGACTCACATGGGGTAAATGACTGCAGCCTCAGACCTGACCCCACGGATTAATGATTGACAGCCGAGCTCCTGCCGCACGAGATGGCGGTTACTCATTAACAGGAGGAGTCGGATCGTGCGATTATATTATAACCGATCTGTTATGGCAGCAAAATAACTGTCTGGATAGAAGGTGAAATAACTGCCCCGTTATAGAGCCGTGGGCACACTGCTGCCACACTCATCCTGCAGCATTCACGTCTCCGCATTGCTGCCCTCTGCTGGCCGGTGTGAAAAGTGCAACCATTTTAGAGTTCTTTATAGATTTGattgtttttctgcttttttttcttacagtgacgTGGAAGACGAATTTATAACTCCGTGCGGGGCCTGCAGACAGGTCATGAGGGAGGTACGAGGTCGACTTCATTTCAGTTTGACAAGTAGCTGATCCGATTCTGCGGAGAGAAAAGATGGCGAGAGAGTAGGGATTGCAGGGGGTGCGCGCGTGTCAGGATATAGGGGATGCGCATGTGTGAGGATGTAGGGGGTGTATGCGTGTGTGAGGATGTAGGGGGTGTATGCGTGTGTGAGGATGTAGGGGGTGTATGCGTGTGTGAGGATGTAgggggtgtatgtgtgtgtgtgtgaggatgtagggggtgtatgtgtgtgtgtgaggatgtagggggtgtatgtgtgtgtgtgaggatgtagggggtgtatgtgtgtgtgtgaggatgTAGggggtgtatgcgtgtgtgtgaggATGTAGGGGGTGTATGCGTGTGTGAGGATGTAGGGGATTCGCGTGTGTGAGGATGTAgggggtgtatgtgtgtgtgtgaggatgtagggggtgtatgtgtgtgtgtgaggatgTAGGGGGTGTATGCGTGTGTGAGGATGTAgggggtgtatgtgtgtgtgaggatGTAgggggtgtatgtgtgtgtgtgtgaggatgtagggggtgtatgtgtgtgtgtgaggatgTAGGGGGTGTATGCGTGTGAGGATGTAgggggtgtatgtgtgtgtgaggatGTAGGGGGTGCGCGCGTGTGAGGATGTAgggggtgtatgtgtgtgtgtgaggatgtagggggtgtatgtgtgtgtgtgaggatgtagggggtgtatgtgtgtgtgaggatGTAGGGGGTGCGCGCGTGTGAGGATGTAGGGGGTGTATGCGCGTCGGGATGTAGGGGATTCGCGCGTGTGAGGATGCAGGGGGTGTATGCGCGTCGGGATGTAGGGGGTGTATGCGTGTGTGAGGATGCAGGGGATTCGCGCGTGTGAGGATGCAGGGGATTCGCGCGTGTGAGGATGCAGGGGATTCGCGCGTGTGAGGATGCAGGGGATTCGCGCGTGTGAGGATGCAGGGGATTCGCGCGTGTGAGGATGCAGGGGGTGCGTGCATGTCAGAAATGTAGGCGGGCACGTATGTAGGAATTTATGGGGGGACATGCTTGTAGAAGTTGTAGGGATTGCAGAGCGTACATGAATGCACCTAGGGACTGTCGGGGGTGCACACATGTAGGGATTTATAGGGGGTCCATGTAGAGGCTGGAGGCTGCACACCCTGACTGGTTCATACACGTCTCTTTAGGATCCTACTTTCAGCCTCATATAGACCCATCCCACTGTCTTTTTGGTGATGTTGCCCGGTCGGTGTGTCTGCTGTGTCCACTCGCTGGAGCCGCACTCTCCGCTCgctgcagccgcactctccgctcggTGGAGCCGCTCTCTCCGCTCGGTGGAGCCGCTCTCTCCGCTCGGTGCAGCCGCTCTCGCAGCCACAACTCCCAGCACGATTACAGTCTGTGAATACCGGACCCCCGTTCAGTGCGTGTTCACTGCCTTGTTGCCTGTTTGCTCCTTAGTTTAGGGCTACACAACGACAAGTGATTAGTAAGAAGCTATGGATTGTGGCGGTTGCAGCCCCTCAATGAGACCTTATTAATTTAGTTAACCTTGTCCACGTGACGTTTTGTTGCCGTTATGCCCCGGCCCCATACAGACGGATCATTTCCAGTGTACGATCTCATCTCGTGCCTTTTTTTTCCAGTTTGGCTCGGAATGGAAGATCATCCTCACCAAGCCGAGCGGCTCCTACGTCATCACGACCCTCCAGCAGCTGCTGCCGATGTCCTTTGGACCCGAGAACTTGACCGTGAAATAAGAGGATGAACGTTCACCAGATGTAAATGGTTATTTATTAAATGAAGATTAGATATTCCTGGTAGCCGGACCCTGCGTGGACCCCCAGAGCGCAGGCACGGGGGAAGGTCATAGAGTCTGGGGTACAACCATCCCCCCCAACCCTACCCCACCCCAGGGCTGACACGTCACGTGTCCAGAATGGCCGTCTGTCCCATACACAGCGGTACGACCCGTCTCCCACATCATGCCATTCAGGATCAGGAAAAGCGGAGTGCCTGCCGCAGAGGGAGAGGTAACGGTGGACGTATCGGGGGTCATTGTCACGAAGAAATAGAAGTTCTAGCCCAATGATGACCGACGTTGAGGCCAGGACTGATTTGTGCTGATGATTTTAATGTACCAATAAATTACGGACGATCATAGATGAGGCCTGTGCACATTACTCTAGTCACAACCAAATCTGACACTGACATCGTCGTCCACCGCCCCCACAGGTCGCGGCGTTATTGGCTGTGGAGCGGGAACATTTACGTAGCGAGTCGGCTATAGTCCTTTATGGCCGCGCTGGGCCAGGGTCACTTTCTGCACCATGTTCCAGTGTTTGGGGTGGAAAAGTGCAATCCCAGCAGATGTCATCAGAGACCGAGGGTCACGTCCAGTGCCTGCAGTCAGGACATGATGGGAGTTGTGGTGGGTCGCAGGTTGGAGACCACCGATCTACAGTCTGGGCTCAGATTTTGGGACGTTCATACAATTGTGGGAATTACGTGAAATCCCATTGAGATGACCCATAATTGCACTGAATGTAATGACCAGGGTGGTCCGCTCACACAGGGGGGCTCTCAATTTATGAATTGCGGAGTGATCCTTATTGTACCAAGTTGTCACCACCGTTAAAAAGGGGCAAATAAGCAAGAGGTGTACAAAGATCAGTGCAGACCCCAATATTAGCCAGAGCTGCGGGAAAATGGCCGGAACTGTTACATTGTCACCCGTGACCCCGCAATTCCTGCATAAACCTGCAAGGGGCGCTATTATATTGCAGCTGTAAACATCACTCAGGACAAATGCGTTAAAAATACCCCCTGGGCTGGAGGTGTCTGAGTGTAGGGGAGGGAGAAGCATTGCTGTGACCGGAGGGCGGAGGGCGCAGAGACGGCCGCACCTTGGACTCCGGGACAAGTGTCTCACCATGGCCAAGGTGATCGCCATCTGCAGAGCCGCCGCTCCAAGCTTCCGAAAACTGCACCCGCTCTGGGCTAAGGCTTCCCGCTCAGTTTTGGGGACCCCGCCGGATTGTGGGAGCAGGAAGCTCCAGTGCCCCCCTGAGCGCGGAATGTCGGGCGCGAGGTTTAACGAGCCGCTGAGCGCTGAAGAGGTGGCGCGAATGGCCGGAATCTGCACCATGTGTCGTCTTCCCTACCAGGAGTCTGCGGAGGGGCTGGACGCAGCGTTTATCGGGGTCCCCCTGGATACAGGCACCTCGAACCGACCCGGAGCAAGGCAAGGAGCGCAGTGTAAAGTCTCCACCGCAGAACGCAGCAGACCCCCGCAAGGTCCCCGCAGACCCCGGGCAGAGGGGCAGTACGGGGGCTTAGTCTTCTGTCAGTCTCCATTATGGAGCGTAATAttatctcatgtgtgatactgagctGCTGAGCCGGGGGGTCATATGTCCCCTCTACAGGATTGTGTGGGGGGCTCCCGAAATAAAGCGGATCCCAACAGCTGACATGCAAGACTccagcagcctccactagggggagccactgcccgtctgctgagccgtgtatctaatcctctcctgtgtgatactgactgctgagccgtgtatctaatcctctcctgtgtgatactgtctgctgagccgtgtatctaatcttataaagtgtgatactgactgccgagtcatgtatctaatcctctcatgtgtgatactgtctgctgagccgtgtatctaatcctttcctgagtgatactgtctgctgagccgtgtatctaatcttatcctgtgtgatactgactgccgagtcatgtatctaatcctctcatgtgtgatagtctgctgagccgtgtatctaatcctatcctgtgtgatactgactgctgagccctgtatctaatcctatcctgtgtgatactgactgctgagccgtgtatctaatcctatcctgtatgatactgtctgctgagccgtgtatctaatcctctcctgtgtgatactgactgctgagccgtgtatctaatcctttcctgtgtgatactgtctgctgagctgtgtagtgtatctaatcctctcctgtgtgatactgtctgctgagccgtgtatctaatcttataaagtgtgatactgactgccgagtcatgtatctaatcctctcatgtgtgatactgtctgctgagccgtgtatctaatcctttcctgagtgatactgtctgctgagccgtgtatctaatcttatcctgtgtgatactgactgccgagtcatgtatctaatcctctcatgtgtgatagtctgctgagccgtgtatctaatcctatcctgtgtgatactgactgctgagccctgtatctaatcctatcctgtatgatactgtctgctgagccgtgtatctaatcctctcctgtgtgatactgactgctgagccgtgtatctaatcctttcctgtgtgatactgtctgctgagctgtgtagtgtatctaatcctctcctgtgtgatactgactgccgagtcatgtatctaatcctctcctgtgtgatactgactgctgagccgtgtatctaatcctatcctgtgtgatactgtttgctgagccgtgtatctaatcctttcctgagtgttactgactgctgagccgtgtatctaatcctctccagtgatattgtctgctgagccacgtatctaatcctatcctgtgtgatactgactgctgagccgtgtatctaatcctatgctgtgtgatactgtctgctgagccgtgtatctaatcctctcctgtgtgatacggtctgctgaaccatgtatctaatcctatcctgtgtgatactgtctgctgagccgtgtatccaatcctctcctgtgatactgtttgctgaggtgtgtatctaatcctatcttgtgtgatactgtctgctgagccgtgtatctaatcctctccagttatattgtctgctgagccgtgtatctaatcctctcctgtgtgatactgtctgctgagccgtgtatctaatctgtgtgatactgtctactgggccgtgtatctaatcctctccagttatattgtctgctgagccgtgtatctaatcctctcctgtgtgatactgtctgctgagccgtgtatctaatctgtgtgatactgtctactgggccgtgtatctaatcccatcctgtgtgatactgactgctgagctgtgtatctaatcctctcctgtgtgatattgtctgctgagccgtgtatctaatcctctcttgtgtgatactctCGGCTGAGATTCCCCCGCAGCACTACTCTCCCCATCATCTTGCTGACTGTTGCGCAGGTTTGGACCTCGTCACATCCGAGCAGAATCCTGCATGGTGCGAAGATACAATGTGTCCACCAGGGCGGCGCCATACACCTCGCTGCAGGTGGCGGACATCGGCGATGTCAGTGTGAATCTGTACAACCTGCCGGACAGCTGCCGCCGGATCCGAGACGCCTACCAGAAGATCATGGCGGCAGGCTGCATCCCACTGACCCTGGGTGAGGCTGTGGAGGACAGGGGTGGCCTCGCCAGGGTGGCTCCCTGCGCAGTGTCAGTACCTCTGCTTTCTTTCCCCTAGGTGGAGACCATACCATCACCTACCCCATCCTCCAGGCTGTagctgaaaagtaagtgaccccctGCTGCTGAAGACGACTGCCTAGAACAATGGCTGCCGCACATTTCAGTATCACGGATTTCTGACAGTGATAAAGCCAAATTCTGAATAACCAACCTGACCTAATCCAGCTGAGGGTTCGTCTCAGTGTATTGGTCCAGATCGCCCATCAGCTGCACCGATCCTTTGTCTTGATGGTTTGTTACAATTTGTCAGCGCAGGTAACATTTCTCCTAGGCACGGACCGGTCGGTCTGATCCACGTGGATGCGCACACCGACACCGGGGAGCAGGCGCTGGGCGAGAAGATCTATCATGGGACCCCGTTCCGCCGCTGTGTGGATGAAGGTCTTCTGGACAGACAGGGAGTCGTGCAGATCGGGATCCGCGGTTCCGCCTACGACCCCGAGAGATACGAATTCTGCCGGGAGCAGGTGATGAACTGCATGGGCTGTACTCCAGTCACACCGAGAGCTGCAGCACAGAgttcagctctggaggtgactggagtataagacatgatgtaacagcagactagtgactgcagctctggaggataagacagaatagtgagtgcagctcaggaggtGACTGGGGATAAGACACAAtgtgacagcagaatagtgagagcagctctggaggtgcctggaggataagacatgatgtaatagcagaatagtgactgcagctctggaggggaCCGGTGATAAcataatgtaacagcagaatagtgaggtgactggaggataaacaACAGTAGAAAAGTGAATGCAGCTTTGGAGGTGACTGGGGATAAGACACAAtgtgacagcagaatagtgactggagGTCACTGGAGGATATGagatgatttaaagggaacctgtcacccccaaaatcgaagttgagctcaggccaccggcatcaggggcttatctcagcattacagaatgctgtagataagcccgatgccggtgggcttagctcaacttcgatgttgggggtgacaggttccctttaacagcagaatagtgagtgcagctctggaggtgactggaggataaaatGTGGTGACTGATAAGTGAATGGAATCCCCATGGTCTGGAGGACGACTCTCACCGGACCCCCGTTCCCTGCAGGGTTTCCGGGTGGTCCTGGTAGAGGATTGCTGGTTCAGGTCTCTGGTTCCGCTCATGGCAGAAGTGAGGCAACAAATGGGAAACAAACCCGTCTACCTCAGCTTCGACATTGATGGAATTGACCCCTCGTTTGCCCCCGGTACCGGGACCCCGGAGATCGCCGGCCTGACCACCCCCCAGGTAGGAAGCAGGTGTCATTTTGTCTTTGGTGAGCTTTCCGTGCACCtaactgcagtgtaaagtatgggggATGATCGGAGTAAATGTCAGACTATGTGAGACTCAAAGTGTACCCGAATGCAGCACAGCTGCAGAGTAAAGGACACCGCTCCAACAGGACAGAGCGGCACACCTGAGCCTGGGGCAACAGGGCCGTTGTGTTCTCCAGTAGAGCAGTGCGGAGGTGTAAAGCAGAGCGGTGCAGGCTGACTGTGTGATGTCCTGTGGATAGGCGCTGCAGATTATTCGAGGAAGTCGCGGCTTGAACCTCGTGGGCTGTGACCTGGTGGAGGTGGCGCCTGTGTACGATCAGTCAGGTGAGTACTACAACTCCCGTCAGCAGAGCATGCTCAGTACGCACGATACCAACCATCCGTTTCCCTCCTTCCCAGGTAACACCGCGCTGCTGGCCGCCAATCTGCTGTTTGAGATGCTGTGTGCTCTGCCCGGGGTCCCGACCTACTGACACCAGCAGGGGGCGCCACTGCAAGGACACGAGCACAGATGAGGTCCGGGTCCAGAATCCAGAGAACGAGGAACGCCGCCCAAAGCGCCAATCCTGAGCACACACTGACTAACTCCCATCCATGGACACAGGTTGTCAGATCCCGCCATCACTGCAGCCGGACATTCTTCAGCCAGAACTGTCATATAATCATTAAAGGGCAACTCCACCCAAAATCTCTCTTCCATAGATGACTATGGAGAAGGATGTAACATTAGCTACAACTCTGTGTTTTCCAGGGGTCTTCGCCGTAGCCTGCAGTCAGGTCTTAAAGGGCAAGTCCACTTTTGTGAAGTCTCCTGCTCATGGCAGGAAACGTGATCCTCTATAACCCCTGCTTTATTTAGAATGTGCAAACAGGAGACTCCATAACAAAGGAGTACTGGCCCTTTAATTAGCCTGCACCTGCACAATGCAGTGTCCAGCAGGTGGCATCACTGAGCAAGTGGAGCATGATATGCAAATAGCACCTACAAAGCATCAAACCTTGCACCAGTCACAAataggcccttaaagggaatgtccaccaTTAGAAAAACAGGGCCGTGTTCTCCCAGAGTTGCTGTCAGCAGTGACAGGAATAGGACCGCGCTGCAATACCACATACAACCTGTAACCAGACCTGGCACTGTTTTTCCatcccagacaatccctttaagacccCCCTCCCATAACAGGACGCTGGGTTTACTTCACACAGTAAAATAGTTTATTTCCGTTTCCAATGCAgtaataaaattaaaacaaaaaagacgataaatatattttttaaaaaaaaatcaattaaaataaattattttcttcctacaaaaaaaaaaaaaaagtgcaaaccgATCATCCAGATGGAAGTTACAGAATCCCGAGGGcttcgctttttttttttctgtaacgaATAAAGATTTCAGCACGAGGGGGGGTTTAACCATCTCAGTGCTGCAGGGGTAGGAAAATATCGTGCAATGCGACAACCTCTTCAGCCGGGAAGGGGAAGAACAAAAGGGCCGAGGCTTTAAAGGGGCGCCGCCACTAGACCCACCGCCAGGATCCCCCCCTCGATCGCTGCAGCTCCAGTCTCTGCCCTGATTCCCAACTGCAATTCCTCAACTGTCCACCTGGTGGCAGTAATTAATCCAAGTGCCTGCTCTGGCAGAAACAAACGATCGTGCGCTTGTTAAAGGAGAAGTACATGATAAATTCAAGTAagttaaaaactagaaaaaaaaataatatatcagCAGCAACATTTCCAGGAAACATCTACAGGACAAGACGTTACATTTAGGAAGGAAGGGGGGGTGAGATTCTACATCTGAAATGTCATGAGCTTATGAGAACCTGACGCCTGATAACAGAGAACACAAGACGATAATTCGCAGCTTTTCACAGAAGTCTGGAAAATTGGGCCCTTTAAGGATTGTGGGGCCACAAACAAGAGCTTTAAGGACCTGCGCATTTCGTAGCGTTCTTCCGCTATGACAGAAACTTTGGCATTGAACATGAAATTCACAAAAAACCTTAATTATCAAAAAAAAGGTATAAGTGACGACAGCAGATAAGTATGTACCCCCTCCCCAACAGGAGGAAGGACAGGAATAATCAGCTACATTCACTGGCTGTGTACAGAAACATAATGACCACTAGTCAGGATATCACCCGGTTCTACTCTTATCGGGGGGCGACTCGggggttattaataataataataatagtgcatgGGGTATTAAATCCGCAGGTCTGACCATTGTTCCTTGATACAAAGAAAATGCAGTGAGGCGTCATTCCGCATGTGCCCACCAGATGGCGCCACACTGTTaataactaagaaaaaaaaaaatacagaaactttctaaaaaaaaaaaaaaagtttgcacgcCCTATTAATGTGCGGCTGTTACTAGCGGGATGGCTCGATGATGATAATGATCACATGATAATGTGCAGCTGTTCTGGGATTATTAATAAGTATTGGTGAGCACCTCACCCGCAGAACGTGGGGTTGTCGGAGTGCCTTATTGCTAAGTCCACAGTTGTCAGGATTGGATGCACGGTTACTCACTGGGGACCTCTAGTGGTCGGCATTAAGAATTGTGGATTAATGAGGAGGTTGTCGCAGGGGTTGTCAGACTCGGCTCCTCGGAGGCAGCGGAAAGCTCTGATGTAGCTGAAGAGAACTTAAGACATAAGCAGGCAGTATGTGATCTAGTCAATGGCATCGCTCTGGGGGCGCTTAAGG contains:
- the CDA gene encoding cytidine deaminase isoform X1, with translation MSSPRYKQKSSDNGQSLERQLLDKCVMTSRCDPIEKAVTSIPGVGPIMIAGFPITKKMNDGLRFCEDGVHNGPSLRGDGGCGLEPELIQRLIQKSQEAKAFAHCPYSRFRVGAALLSPDGKIFLGCNIENACYTLGICAERTAIQTAVSEGSKKFTAIAIASDVEDEFITPCGACRQVMREFGSEWKIILTKPSGSYVITTLQQLLPMSFGPENLTVK
- the CDA gene encoding cytidine deaminase isoform X2 — translated: MDTKELYTAARFSCENKWRSVTESSATKSAVWGFILGIAGFPITKKMNDGLRFCEDGVHNGPSLRGDGGCGLEPELIQRLIQKSQEAKAFAHCPYSRFRVGAALLSPDGKIFLGCNIENACYTLGICAERTAIQTAVSEGSKKFTAIAIASDVEDEFITPCGACRQVMREFGSEWKIILTKPSGSYVITTLQQLLPMSFGPENLTVK
- the CDA gene encoding cytidine deaminase isoform X3: MGLLCQDPAGEGERDKASAAATYQIAGFPITKKMNDGLRFCEDGVHNGPSLRGDGGCGLEPELIQRLIQKSQEAKAFAHCPYSRFRVGAALLSPDGKIFLGCNIENACYTLGICAERTAIQTAVSEGSKKFTAIAIASDVEDEFITPCGACRQVMREFGSEWKIILTKPSGSYVITTLQQLLPMSFGPENLTVK
- the CDA gene encoding cytidine deaminase isoform X5, whose amino-acid sequence is MGTDQIAGFPITKKMNDGLRFCEDGVHNGPSLRGDGGCGLEPELIQRLIQKSQEAKAFAHCPYSRFRVGAALLSPDGKIFLGCNIENACYTLGICAERTAIQTAVSEGSKKFTAIAIASDVEDEFITPCGACRQVMREFGSEWKIILTKPSGSYVITTLQQLLPMSFGPENLTVK
- the CDA gene encoding cytidine deaminase isoform X6, with the protein product MNDGLRFCEDGVHNGPSLRGDGGCGLEPELIQRLIQKSQEAKAFAHCPYSRFRVGAALLSPDGKIFLGCNIENACYTLGICAERTAIQTAVSEGSKKFTAIAIASDVEDEFITPCGACRQVMREFGSEWKIILTKPSGSYVITTLQQLLPMSFGPENLTVK
- the CDA gene encoding cytidine deaminase isoform X4, translated to MGNIEAVIAGFPITKKMNDGLRFCEDGVHNGPSLRGDGGCGLEPELIQRLIQKSQEAKAFAHCPYSRFRVGAALLSPDGKIFLGCNIENACYTLGICAERTAIQTAVSEGSKKFTAIAIASDVEDEFITPCGACRQVMREFGSEWKIILTKPSGSYVITTLQQLLPMSFGPENLTVK